A genomic stretch from Helianthus annuus cultivar XRQ/B chromosome 1, HanXRQr2.0-SUNRISE, whole genome shotgun sequence includes:
- the LOC110943791 gene encoding probable feruloyl esterase A: protein MRSGILDGVSRAKEAYGDLKIMVTGHSMGGAMAAFCGLDLALIYRSKNIQFTTFGMPRIGNAAFASYYSQAVPNTFRVTHGHDLVPHLPSYYHHFPQKKYHHFPTEALLECLRAGGGRVSAHLGEPRGWWQSSSRPWPQRLVSQWLARRSLPFKKEAKLLIAIALLKGYHLISYTFSHLNFQ from the exons ATGCGTTCAGGAATTCTTGATGGTGTCAGTAGAGCAAAAGAGGCATATGGAGATCTCAAAATTATGGTGACTGGGCATTCAATGGGAGGTGCTATGGCGgctttttgtggattggatcttGCG CTTATTTATCGATCAAAGAACATCCAATTTACGACATTTGGCATGCCAAGAATCGGCAATGCTGCTTTTGCATCGTATTATAGCCAAGCTGTACCAAATACGTTTAGAGTGACACATGGACACGACCTCGTCCCGCATCTGCCTTCTTATTATCATCATTTCCCACAGAAGAAATATCATCACTTCCCAACAGAG GCGCTTCTCGAatgccttcgggcgggtggaggtcgggtttccgcgcatctgggagagccaaggggctggtggcagtcgagtagtcgaccttggccacagcgcCTGGTGTCACAGTGGTTGGCACGTCGttccttgccgttcaaaaaaGAGGCCAAGTTACTGATAGCCATAGCTTTGCTAAAAGGGTACCATTTGATTTcttatacattttcacatctcAATTTCCAATAG
- the LOC110930488 gene encoding uncharacterized protein LOC110930488 has product MSSIAREIQPMIESNPDMPIQAIQSQLLRKHQLEISLHKVFRAKRIATTKIYGDYQVQYGLLRSYCDELLKANPGSTIKIDVEPCGNSASPTRQFRRVYFCFASMMRGFKMIGRPLLGVDGCFIKGPFPGQILSVVGIDANNSIYPVCYALVEAETTQTWKWFLQLLRDDLGCTVNSCFTFINDRQKGLIPAMLAVFPNAEHIFCLRHIHENMKSKWRRDLYKNLLWSAGRKTSIPSFNKAMEEIKTTERAIQIVGARDKPIITCLEFIREYMTKRIVKVKKIQAKCMGPLTPHATEVFDEIKKQAAEMSVLMVDSEKKWDLTGMPCKHAVASIWDMSRNSIDVDIPEEWVDEVYWLST; this is encoded by the exons ATGAGTTCGATTGCCAGAGAGATCCAACCTATGATTGAAAGCAATCCAGACATGCCAATTCAAGCAATCCAAAGTCAACTGCTTCGGAAGCATCAACTTGAAATATCACTACATAAGGTCTTCAGAGCCAAAAGGATAGCAACTACGAAGATCTATGGTGATTACCAAGTACAGTATGGTCTGCTAAGGTCATACTGTGATGAACTTCTAAAAGCCAACCCAGGTAGTACAATTAAAATTGATGTGGAGCCATGTGGGAACTCAGCTAGTCCTACAAGGCAGTTTCGGAGGGTTTATTTTTGTTTTGCCTCTATGATGAGAGGATTTAAGATGATTGGAAGACCATTGCTGGGTGTGGATGGTTGTTTCATAAAAGGTCCATTTCCTGGACAGATCTTGAGTGTTGTTGGTATTGATGCGAACAATAGCATATATCCAGTTTGTTATGCCCTTGTTGAGGCAGAAACAACACAAACCTGGAAATGGTTTTTGCAACTGTTGAGAGATGACCTAGGGTGTACGGTTAACTCTTGTTTCACCTTCATCAATGACAGACAAAAG GGTCTGATTCCTGCTATGCTAGCTGTTTTTCCTAATGCTGAGCACATATTTTGTTTGAGACACATTCATGAGAACATGAAATCCAAGTGGCgtagagatctttacaagaattTGCTTTGGTCAGCTGGAAGGAAGACATCTATTCCATCCTTTAACAAAGCTATGGAAGAAATTAAGACAACAGAACGAGCTAT ACAAATCGTAGGAGCAAGGGACAAGCCGATTATCACATGCCTAGAATTCATTCGGGAGTACATGACCAAGAGAATAGTGAAAGTCAAAAAAATACAAGCAAAGTGTATGGGGCCACTCACTCCTCATGCCACTGAGGTCTTCGATGAGATCAAGAAACAGGCTGCTGAAATGTCTGTTTTAATGGTTGATTCGGAAAA GAAGTGGGATTTGACAGGGATGCCTTGCAAACATGCAGTTGCATCCATATGGGATATGTCAAGGAATAGCATTGATGTTGACATACCAGAAGAGTGGGTGGATGAAGTGTATTGGCTGTCAACATAG